Proteins from a single region of Caloramator sp. E03:
- the ylxM gene encoding YlxM family DNA-binding protein: MIDKFSEKALLLDFYGGLLTDKQRMFMSLHYEEDMSLSEISNEFGVSRQAVHDIIKRSEKILEGYEKELGLVNRFMIQREKLKKVKTILADKINDIDIKKAMDIIDELIDV; this comes from the coding sequence ATGATAGACAAATTTAGTGAAAAAGCCCTTCTTCTTGATTTTTATGGAGGTCTTTTAACTGATAAGCAGAGGATGTTTATGTCTTTACACTATGAGGAGGATATGTCTCTTAGTGAGATATCTAATGAGTTTGGAGTGTCAAGACAGGCCGTTCATGATATTATAAAAAGAAGTGAAAAGATTCTTGAAGGATATGAAAAAGAACTTGGATTAGTCAATCGATTTATGATACAAAGAGAAAAATTGAAAAAAGTAAAAACTATACTTGCAGATAAAATAAATGACATAGATATAAAAAAGGCAATGGATATAATTGATGAGCTTATAGATGTTTAA
- the ffh gene encoding signal recognition particle protein, producing the protein MAFEGLTSKLQQTFKKLKNKGKLTEKDVKDAMREVKLALLEADVNYKVVKDFISSVSERAVGQEVMESLTPAQHVIKIVNDELINLMGKNESKLIISPIPPTVIMFVGLQGAGKTTMAGKLALNLKKQGRKPMLVAADIYRPAAIKQLQVLGSQIDAPVFSLGDKVSPVDIAKAGIENAKRNGYDYVIIDTAGRLHIDEELMNELIDIKNAVSPNEILLVVDAMTGQDAVNVAEQFNNALDITGVILTKLDGDTRGGAAISVKAVTGKPIKFVGVGEKLTDIEVFYPDRIASRILGMGDILSLIEKAQEAIDEKKAMDLQNKLMHQQFTLEDFLEQMQQMKKMGPLKDILKMIPGVDSSKLENLEIDEKELAHTEAIIKSMTKQERQNPSIINASRKKRIAAGSGTSIQEVNKLLSGFEQSKKMMKQFADMQKNAKKGKFKFPFFK; encoded by the coding sequence ATGGCTTTTGAGGGGTTAACTTCAAAGCTCCAACAAACTTTTAAAAAATTAAAAAATAAAGGTAAACTAACTGAAAAAGATGTAAAAGATGCAATGAGAGAAGTAAAGCTTGCATTGCTTGAGGCTGATGTTAATTATAAAGTAGTTAAAGATTTTATAAGTTCTGTAAGTGAAAGAGCTGTTGGACAGGAGGTTATGGAAAGCCTAACTCCTGCACAGCATGTAATAAAAATAGTTAATGATGAACTAATAAATTTAATGGGGAAAAATGAGAGTAAGCTTATTATATCACCTATACCTCCAACAGTTATAATGTTTGTTGGGCTCCAAGGTGCTGGTAAAACAACAATGGCAGGAAAACTTGCTTTGAATTTAAAAAAACAAGGAAGAAAGCCTATGCTTGTTGCAGCTGATATATATAGGCCAGCGGCTATAAAACAGCTGCAAGTTTTAGGATCACAAATAGATGCTCCGGTTTTTTCCCTTGGAGATAAGGTGAGCCCTGTTGATATTGCTAAAGCTGGTATAGAAAATGCAAAAAGAAATGGATATGATTATGTAATTATTGATACTGCTGGAAGACTTCATATAGATGAAGAATTGATGAATGAGCTTATTGATATTAAAAATGCTGTAAGTCCTAATGAAATACTTCTTGTTGTTGATGCTATGACTGGACAGGATGCAGTAAATGTTGCTGAACAATTTAACAATGCTCTTGATATCACTGGAGTAATACTTACAAAACTCGATGGAGATACAAGAGGAGGAGCAGCAATATCTGTTAAGGCTGTTACAGGTAAACCTATTAAATTTGTTGGAGTAGGTGAAAAGCTAACAGATATTGAAGTGTTTTATCCTGATAGAATAGCATCCCGTATACTTGGAATGGGTGATATATTAAGTTTAATAGAGAAGGCCCAAGAAGCAATTGACGAAAAGAAAGCAATGGATTTACAAAATAAACTTATGCATCAGCAGTTTACATTAGAAGATTTTTTAGAGCAGATGCAGCAAATGAAAAAAATGGGTCCTTTGAAAGATATATTAAAAATGATTCCTGGCGTTGATTCGAGCAAGCTTGAAAACTTAGAAATAGATGAAAAGGAATTAGCTCATACAGAAGCTATAATAAAATCTATGACAAAACAAGAAAGACAAAATCCTTCAATTATAAATGCGAGCAGAAAGAAAAGGATTGCTGCTGGCTCAGGAACTTCAATTCAAGAAGTAAATAAGCTATTAAGTGGATTTGAACAGTCTAAAAAAATGATGAAACAGTTTGCGGATATGCAAAAAAATGCTAAAAAAGGGAAATTTAAATTTCCTTTCTTTAAATAA
- the rpsP gene encoding 30S ribosomal protein S16 has translation MAVKIRLRRMGAKKAPFYRIVVADSRSPRDGKFIEEIGYYNPIAEPTEIKVDAEKAKKWLSNGAQPSDTVRNLLKKVGIIE, from the coding sequence ATGGCAGTAAAAATAAGATTAAGAAGAATGGGTGCAAAAAAAGCTCCTTTCTACAGAATAGTTGTTGCTGATTCAAGATCACCAAGAGATGGAAAGTTCATTGAAGAGATTGGTTACTATAATCCAATTGCTGAACCAACAGAAATTAAGGTTGATGCTGAAAAGGCAAAGAAATGGCTATCAAATGGTGCACAGCCATCAGATACTGTAAGAAATTTATTAAAAAAAGTAGGTATCATTGAATAA